The Apium graveolens cultivar Ventura chromosome 6, ASM990537v1, whole genome shotgun sequence genome contains a region encoding:
- the LOC141668067 gene encoding protein MRG2-like isoform X2: protein MLLSRFYPNQLDLYVKETMKKVLHEWTIFAGKSLGETIQEILSDLRNYFDKALSPKILFKNERKQYDEVSAKHIPPSVVNEADHFGYLFVKLLRISRAAKIERETLLKLYQEILDLLKSMFQQVRSRFR from the exons ATGCTTTTATCTCGATTTTATCCCAATCAACTCG ATTTATACGTAAAGGAAACAATGAAGAAGGTGCTCCATGAATGGACCATATTTGCAG GTAAAAGTTTAGGGGAGACAATTCAAGAAATCTTAAGTGATTTGCGTAATTACTTTGACAAAGCATTGTCTCCAAAGATTCTGTTCAAAAATGAGCGCAAGCAATATGACGAAGTGAGTGCAAAGCACATCCCACCTTCAGTAGTAAATGAAGCTGATCATTTTGGGTATCTTTTTG TTAAGTTGCTAAGGATCTCGCGTGCTGCAAAGATTGAAAGGGAAACACTACTTAAACTTTACCAAGAGATACTTGATTTGTTGAA